A genomic segment from Sulfuritalea hydrogenivorans sk43H encodes:
- a CDS encoding DNA topoisomerase III: MKQLIIAEKPSVANDIAKALGGFTKTGDYFESDDYVLSSAIGHLLELTVPEEYDVKRGKWSFTHLPMIPPHFALNPIERTQERLRLLTRLIKRKDVTGLVNACDAGREGELIFRYVAQHALGAKQKPVRRLWLQSMTTTAIRDGFAHLRTDEEMLPLADAARCRSEADWLIGINGTRAMTAFNSKEGGFYKTPVGRVQTPTLAIMVERESRIRNFVSRDYWEVEGEFQCVAGTYKGRWFDEKFKKADDEHARAERLWDKAKADALRKKCLGQHGTVDEDSKPKTEACPMLYDLTSLQREANGRFGFSAKNTLGIAQALYEKHKALTYPRTDSRHLPEDYIGTVKETLASMAGTPYATFAGAIIKNGWVHPNKRIFNNAKVSDHFAIIPTGAAPKNLSEPEQKIYDLVTKRFLAIFYPSAEYNITTRITRIEKEAFKTEGKVLVTPGWLAVYGKESQETREEAGENLTLPPLEKNERVWAKDVEVKTKATQPPPRFTEATLLTAMEGAGKLIEDEELREAMSERGLGTPATRAATIEGLLAEEYLHRNGRELQPTAKAFSLLFALENLGVDEIRSPELTGEWEYKLKEMEHGRLARDEFMSHIVDKTREMVERIKTGELPEAAFSTLKTPCPRCGGVIQENYKKFQCKSCDYSLWKIVASRQWEPEEMDELLTKRVIGPLQGFRSKMGRPFAAMIKLKEDHTPEFDFGQSDADADGEEVDFSTQESLGACPKCGARVFEHGMAYVCEKAVGAGKTCDFRSGKIILQQEVARADMQKLLATGKTDLLKGFISNKTRRKFSAYLVRDAKTGKVGFEFEPRAPKAGAKPAAKADEAKPAKAKAAPTVGADDTAKTKFQRRLTPDSSALSEAAVAKKAAVKKPAAKKPAAKKAAAKPATKKPAAKKAV, from the coding sequence ATGAAGCAGTTGATCATCGCCGAGAAACCTTCCGTCGCCAATGACATCGCAAAGGCGCTGGGCGGCTTTACCAAGACCGGCGACTACTTCGAGAGCGACGACTACGTGTTGTCCTCCGCCATCGGCCACCTGCTGGAACTGACGGTGCCGGAGGAATACGACGTCAAGCGCGGCAAGTGGAGCTTCACCCACCTGCCGATGATTCCGCCGCATTTCGCGCTGAATCCCATCGAGCGGACGCAGGAACGCCTGCGTCTCTTGACGCGCCTGATCAAGCGCAAGGACGTCACCGGCCTGGTCAATGCCTGCGACGCGGGACGCGAGGGCGAACTGATTTTCCGCTACGTGGCGCAGCACGCCCTCGGCGCCAAGCAAAAACCCGTGCGCCGCCTGTGGCTGCAATCGATGACCACCACCGCGATCCGCGACGGCTTCGCCCACTTGCGCACCGACGAGGAAATGCTGCCGCTGGCCGATGCCGCGCGCTGCCGCTCGGAAGCCGACTGGCTGATCGGCATCAACGGCACGCGCGCCATGACCGCCTTCAATTCGAAGGAAGGCGGCTTCTACAAGACGCCGGTGGGCCGCGTGCAGACGCCGACGCTGGCGATCATGGTCGAACGCGAAAGCCGCATTCGCAACTTTGTTTCGCGCGATTACTGGGAAGTCGAAGGCGAATTTCAGTGCGTCGCCGGAACCTACAAGGGCCGCTGGTTCGACGAGAAGTTCAAGAAGGCCGACGATGAGCACGCCCGCGCCGAGCGCCTGTGGGACAAGGCCAAGGCCGACGCGCTGCGCAAGAAATGCCTCGGCCAGCACGGCACGGTGGATGAGGACAGCAAGCCCAAGACCGAAGCCTGCCCGATGCTCTACGACCTCACCTCGCTGCAGCGCGAGGCCAACGGCCGCTTCGGCTTCAGCGCCAAGAACACGCTGGGCATTGCCCAGGCGCTGTACGAAAAGCACAAGGCGCTGACCTACCCGCGAACCGACAGCCGCCACCTGCCCGAGGATTACATCGGCACGGTCAAGGAAACGCTGGCATCGATGGCCGGCACGCCCTACGCCACCTTTGCCGGCGCCATCATCAAGAACGGCTGGGTGCATCCGAACAAGCGCATTTTCAACAATGCCAAGGTCTCGGACCACTTCGCCATCATCCCCACCGGTGCCGCGCCGAAGAACCTGTCCGAGCCGGAACAGAAGATTTACGACCTCGTCACCAAGCGCTTCCTCGCCATCTTCTATCCGTCGGCCGAGTACAACATCACCACGCGCATCACCCGCATCGAGAAGGAAGCCTTCAAGACCGAAGGCAAGGTGCTGGTGACGCCGGGCTGGCTCGCCGTGTATGGCAAGGAATCGCAGGAAACCCGCGAGGAAGCCGGCGAGAACCTGACCCTGCCGCCGCTGGAAAAGAACGAACGCGTCTGGGCCAAGGATGTCGAGGTCAAGACCAAGGCCACCCAGCCGCCGCCGCGCTTCACGGAAGCCACGCTGCTGACCGCCATGGAAGGCGCCGGCAAGCTGATCGAGGACGAGGAGTTGCGCGAGGCGATGTCCGAACGCGGCCTCGGCACGCCGGCCACGCGCGCCGCGACCATCGAAGGCCTGCTGGCCGAGGAATACCTGCATCGCAACGGCCGCGAACTGCAACCGACGGCCAAGGCCTTCTCGCTGCTGTTTGCGCTGGAAAACCTCGGCGTCGATGAAATCCGCTCGCCCGAACTGACCGGCGAATGGGAATACAAGCTCAAGGAAATGGAACACGGACGGCTGGCGCGCGACGAGTTCATGAGCCACATCGTGGACAAGACGCGCGAGATGGTCGAGCGCATCAAGACCGGCGAGCTGCCCGAAGCCGCCTTCTCCACGCTGAAGACGCCCTGCCCGCGCTGCGGCGGCGTGATCCAGGAAAACTACAAGAAGTTCCAGTGCAAGTCCTGCGACTACAGCCTGTGGAAGATCGTCGCCAGCCGGCAATGGGAGCCGGAAGAAATGGACGAGCTGCTCACGAAGCGCGTGATCGGCCCCCTGCAGGGCTTCCGCAGCAAGATGGGGCGTCCTTTCGCGGCGATGATCAAGCTCAAGGAAGACCACACACCGGAATTCGATTTCGGCCAGTCGGACGCCGACGCCGATGGCGAAGAAGTCGATTTCTCGACGCAGGAATCGCTCGGCGCCTGCCCGAAATGCGGCGCGCGCGTCTTCGAGCACGGCATGGCCTATGTCTGCGAAAAGGCCGTGGGCGCGGGAAAGACCTGCGATTTCCGCTCCGGCAAGATAATCCTGCAGCAAGAGGTGGCACGCGCCGACATGCAGAAGCTGCTGGCCACCGGCAAGACCGACCTGCTCAAGGGCTTCATCTCGAACAAGACGCGACGCAAGTTTTCCGCCTATCTGGTGCGCGATGCGAAGACCGGCAAGGTGGGCTTCGAGTTCGAACCGAGGGCGCCGAAAGCCGGGGCCAAGCCGGCCGCCAAGGCCGACGAGGCGAAACCGGCGAAGGCCAAGGCTGCGCCGACAGTCGGCGCTGACGACACGGCGAAAACGAAGTTTCAGAGAAGGCTAACGCCGGATTCATCGGCGTTAAGCGAAGCGGCCGTAGCTAAGAAGGCTGCAGTAAAGAAACCTGCGGCCAAAAAACCCGCTGCGAAGAAGGCGGCCGCCAAGCCCGCAACGAAGAAGCCCGCTGCCAAGAAAGCCGTATGA
- a CDS encoding DUF494 family protein: MIDILVYLFENYLPDACPEPAVLARKLSAAGFGNADISAALSWLDGLAGEESGRCRSPANAGAVRIYDEEEQERLPVACRGFIAFLEQHDAVDAPLREAIIERAMALPDEQISLDRLKVIVLAVVWRYRHEVDALILEELLAEDSDDEDFGAGDDVARILLN; the protein is encoded by the coding sequence ATGATCGATATCCTGGTTTACCTGTTCGAAAATTACCTGCCCGATGCCTGCCCGGAACCCGCGGTGCTGGCCAGGAAACTGTCGGCGGCGGGCTTCGGCAACGCCGACATCAGCGCCGCGTTGTCCTGGCTGGATGGACTCGCCGGCGAAGAAAGCGGGCGCTGCCGCAGCCCGGCAAACGCCGGCGCCGTACGTATTTACGACGAGGAAGAACAGGAGCGGCTGCCCGTCGCCTGCCGTGGCTTCATCGCCTTCCTCGAACAGCACGACGCGGTCGATGCGCCGCTGCGCGAAGCCATCATCGAACGCGCCATGGCCCTGCCCGACGAGCAGATCAGCCTCGACCGGCTCAAGGTCATCGTGCTCGCCGTGGTCTGGCGCTACCGCCACGAAGTCGATGCCCTGATCCTCGAGGAACTCCTCGCCGAAGACAGCGACGACGAGGATTTCGGCGCCGGCGACGATGTCGCGCGCATCCTGCTGAATTAA
- the dprA gene encoding DNA-processing protein DprA, giving the protein MTEERQELASWLRLTLIPGVGGEARRTLLKAFGLPHAIFEASRRALAAVVDPALAERLLTHDCAAEIATALDWASQPGNRLLTLADADYPQSLLTADDPPVLLYAKGDTALLNWPMLAVVGSRNATAQGERDAEAFAKTLGHAGLTIVSGLALGIDAAAHRGALATPAGTVAVIGTGADRLYPAKNETLARAIAEHGVVLSEFALGTPALASNFPRRNRIIAGLGLGCLVVEAAPKSGSLITARLAAESGREIFAIPGSIHSPLSRGCHQLIRQGAKLVESAQDILEELRWGAAPAASTAPARKSAPGNYNEEQVLAFLGDAPCAIDTLSARSGLTPADLLAMLLPMELAGRVAQLPGGLYQRLHSHS; this is encoded by the coding sequence ATGACGGAAGAGCGCCAAGAACTCGCTTCCTGGCTCCGTCTCACGCTGATCCCGGGCGTCGGCGGCGAAGCCCGGCGCACCCTGCTCAAGGCTTTCGGGCTTCCGCACGCGATTTTCGAAGCGAGTCGGCGCGCCCTCGCGGCAGTCGTCGACCCGGCGCTGGCCGAACGCCTGCTGACCCACGATTGCGCCGCCGAAATCGCGACGGCGCTGGACTGGGCAAGTCAGCCGGGCAATCGCCTGCTGACCCTGGCCGACGCCGATTACCCGCAAAGCCTGCTGACGGCGGACGATCCACCGGTGCTGCTCTACGCCAAGGGCGACACCGCCCTGCTCAACTGGCCGATGCTGGCCGTGGTCGGCAGCCGCAACGCGACCGCGCAGGGCGAACGCGATGCCGAAGCCTTCGCCAAGACACTCGGCCACGCCGGGCTGACCATCGTCAGCGGCCTGGCGCTGGGCATCGATGCGGCCGCCCATCGCGGCGCGCTGGCGACACCCGCCGGCACGGTGGCCGTGATCGGCACTGGCGCCGACCGTCTCTATCCGGCGAAGAACGAAACCCTGGCCCGCGCCATTGCGGAACACGGCGTGGTGCTCAGCGAGTTTGCGCTCGGCACCCCGGCCCTGGCCTCCAACTTTCCGCGCCGCAACCGCATCATTGCCGGCCTCGGCCTGGGCTGCCTGGTGGTCGAGGCGGCGCCGAAGAGCGGCTCGCTGATCACGGCGCGGCTCGCCGCGGAAAGCGGACGCGAGATATTCGCCATTCCCGGCTCGATCCACTCGCCGCTGTCGCGCGGCTGTCATCAGCTGATTCGCCAGGGCGCCAAGCTGGTCGAGTCGGCACAGGACATCCTCGAAGAATTGCGCTGGGGAGCGGCCCCCGCCGCATCCACCGCTCCCGCGCGAAAATCCGCGCCAGGGAACTACAACGAAGAGCAAGTGCTCGCTTTTTTGGGTGACGCCCCCTGTGCGATCGACACGCTTTCTGCGCGCAGCGGCTTGACGCCCGCCGACCTTCTTGCCATGCTGTTGCCCATGGAACTCGCCGGCCGCGTTGCCCAGTTGCCCGGCGGTCTCTACCAAAGGCTACATTCACATTCATGA
- a CDS encoding LysM peptidoglycan-binding domain-containing protein — MRRIISALLISISSTVVLAQGAKPIELADGAPDRHIVTPGDTLWGIAAKFLKDPYRWGELWKLNAEEIKNPQRIYPGQVIVLDKSGNQPRLKLVTVTEPRREYVEPLRKGIPSIPPQDIEPFLSEQRVLDAAGMDPAPRVVALQGDRVIAGAGDTIFTTEVTTQEKGWQLFRPGKALIDPDTKETLGHEAVYIGTARLTKTGVPSSFLVLTSKMEIVRDDRLLSAPRQDVVNYLPHAPDKMIKAKVLGIYSGVNYGGPQFVITLNRGKADGLEPGHVLAADLAGAEVSNRYQGERTDYKLPDARNGLVFVFRVFNRVSYALVMNATHPVVVGDTVRTP, encoded by the coding sequence ATGCGTCGCATTATATCTGCGCTGCTCATCAGCATTTCAAGCACCGTGGTGCTTGCACAGGGTGCCAAGCCCATCGAACTGGCCGACGGCGCGCCCGACCGGCACATCGTGACCCCGGGTGACACGCTGTGGGGCATTGCCGCCAAATTCCTCAAGGATCCCTACCGCTGGGGCGAGTTGTGGAAGCTCAACGCGGAAGAGATCAAGAATCCGCAGCGCATCTATCCGGGCCAGGTCATCGTGCTCGACAAGAGCGGCAATCAGCCCCGCCTGAAACTGGTAACGGTGACCGAGCCGCGCCGCGAGTACGTCGAGCCGCTGCGGAAGGGCATTCCGTCGATCCCGCCGCAGGACATCGAACCCTTCCTCAGCGAACAGCGCGTCCTTGATGCCGCGGGCATGGATCCCGCGCCGCGCGTCGTCGCCCTGCAGGGCGACCGCGTCATCGCCGGCGCCGGCGACACCATTTTCACCACCGAAGTCACCACCCAGGAAAAGGGTTGGCAGCTGTTCCGCCCCGGCAAGGCCCTGATCGACCCCGACACCAAGGAAACGCTCGGACATGAGGCGGTGTATATCGGCACCGCCCGCCTGACCAAAACCGGCGTGCCCTCGAGCTTCCTGGTGCTGACCTCGAAAATGGAAATCGTGCGCGACGACCGCCTGTTGTCCGCGCCACGCCAGGACGTGGTGAATTACCTGCCGCACGCCCCGGACAAGATGATCAAGGCCAAGGTGCTCGGCATCTACAGCGGGGTGAACTACGGCGGTCCGCAATTCGTGATCACGCTGAATCGCGGCAAGGCCGACGGCCTGGAGCCCGGCCATGTGCTGGCCGCCGACCTGGCGGGGGCCGAAGTCAGCAACCGCTATCAGGGCGAACGGACCGACTACAAGCTGCCCGATGCCCGCAATGGCCTGGTGTTCGTGTTCCGCGTGTTCAACCGGGTTTCCTACGCCCTGGTGATGAACGCGACCCATCCGGTCGTCGTCGGCGATACCGTTCGCACTCCTTAA
- the def gene encoding peptide deformylase translates to MALLPILRYPDPRLHKKAALVANVDARIRQLAADMAETMYAAPGIGLAASQVDQHVRLIVIDISEDKSQLQTFINPELLEKSGECEGEEGCLSLPGIYETVARASHVKVRALGLDGKAFELEADGLLAVCIQHEMDHLEGKVFVDYLSRLKRERIKSKLVKQARETF, encoded by the coding sequence ATGGCCCTATTGCCGATTTTGCGTTACCCCGATCCGCGGCTGCACAAGAAGGCGGCACTGGTCGCCAATGTGGATGCGCGCATCCGCCAACTGGCCGCCGACATGGCCGAGACCATGTATGCCGCGCCCGGCATCGGCCTCGCCGCCTCGCAGGTGGACCAGCATGTGCGCCTGATCGTGATTGACATCTCCGAAGACAAGTCGCAGTTGCAGACCTTCATCAATCCCGAGCTGCTGGAAAAATCCGGCGAATGCGAAGGCGAGGAAGGCTGCCTCTCGCTGCCCGGCATCTACGAGACGGTGGCACGCGCCAGCCATGTCAAGGTACGCGCACTCGGCCTCGATGGAAAAGCTTTCGAACTGGAAGCCGATGGCTTGCTCGCGGTGTGCATCCAGCACGAAATGGATCACCTGGAAGGCAAGGTCTTCGTCGACTATCTTTCGCGCCTCAAGCGCGAGCGCATCAAGAGCAAGCTGGTCAAGCAGGCGCGCGAGACTTTTTAG
- the fmt gene encoding methionyl-tRNA formyltransferase has translation MKLIFAGTPDFAARALEALLAAGHEVALVLTQPDRPAGRGMVLQASAVKKVALAHGIPVFQPERLKDPATHEPIRAACVDGAAELMVVAAYGLILPQAVLDLPRRGCINIHASLLPRWRGAAPIHRAIEAGDAQTGITIMQMEAGLDTGPMLLSKAIDIDMQDTTGSLHDKLAELGGKLVVEALACFDQLVATPQPEAGVTYANKIDKLEARLDWNQPAVTLARRVRAFNPFPGAVVTLAGEPVKVWRGDVVAARGRPGQVLAADGAGIVVACGEDALRLTELQKPGGRRVASADFLHGNPLRPD, from the coding sequence GTGAAACTCATCTTTGCCGGCACGCCGGACTTCGCCGCACGTGCCCTTGAAGCCCTGCTGGCGGCAGGACACGAGGTCGCGCTGGTGCTGACCCAGCCCGACCGCCCTGCCGGACGCGGCATGGTGCTGCAAGCCTCGGCCGTCAAGAAAGTGGCGCTGGCCCACGGCATCCCGGTGTTCCAGCCCGAGCGCCTCAAGGACCCGGCAACGCACGAGCCGATCCGCGCCGCCTGCGTCGACGGCGCCGCCGAGTTGATGGTGGTGGCCGCTTACGGGCTGATCCTGCCGCAGGCGGTGCTCGACCTGCCGCGGCGCGGCTGCATCAACATCCACGCTTCGTTGTTGCCGCGCTGGCGCGGTGCGGCGCCGATCCATCGCGCCATCGAAGCCGGCGACGCGCAGACCGGCATCACCATCATGCAGATGGAAGCCGGGCTGGACACCGGCCCGATGCTGCTGTCGAAGGCCATCGACATTGATATGCAGGACACCACCGGCAGCCTGCACGACAAGCTCGCCGAGCTCGGCGGCAAGCTGGTGGTCGAGGCGCTGGCGTGCTTCGATCAACTGGTCGCGACGCCGCAGCCCGAAGCCGGTGTCACTTACGCCAACAAGATCGACAAGCTTGAGGCGAGGCTCGACTGGAACCAGCCGGCGGTAACATTGGCGCGCCGCGTGCGGGCCTTCAATCCTTTTCCCGGTGCGGTGGTGACGCTGGCCGGCGAACCGGTCAAGGTCTGGCGCGGCGACGTGGTGGCCGCCCGCGGCCGGCCGGGCCAGGTGCTGGCCGCCGATGGCGCGGGCATCGTGGTCGCCTGCGGCGAGGATGCGCTGCGCCTCACCGAGTTGCAAAAGCCCGGCGGTCGCCGTGTCGCCAGCGCCGACTTCCTGCACGGCAATCCGCTGCGGCCGGATTGA